The following are encoded together in the Bacillus cereus group sp. RP43 genome:
- a CDS encoding PTS lactose/cellobiose transporter subunit IIA yields MDTIETKAFHLILHGGNARSCSMEAIDCAKRGEFKEAESKLQEALNELQEAHRLQTELIQKEAGGEKTEVTLLMVHAQDHLMNAITVKELASEFVELYRKMSVAE; encoded by the coding sequence ATGGATACGATAGAGACGAAAGCTTTTCATTTAATCTTGCATGGAGGAAATGCGAGAAGTTGTTCAATGGAAGCAATTGATTGTGCTAAGCGCGGTGAATTTAAGGAAGCGGAATCTAAACTACAAGAAGCGTTAAATGAATTGCAAGAAGCGCACCGTTTACAAACAGAGCTCATACAGAAAGAGGCTGGCGGGGAAAAGACAGAAGTTACCCTGCTGATGGTACATGCGCAAGATCATTTAATGAACGCAATTACAGTGAAGGAATTGGCGAGTGAGTTTGTAGAATTATATAGGAAGATGTCAGTAGCTGAATGA
- the speD gene encoding adenosylmethionine decarboxylase: MEYSTFGRHIIVDLWGVDFSLLNDIHFLEHHLVAAANRSGAHVLNVSNKEFHPYGVTVLILLSESHLSIHTYPEKEFAAIDCYTCGTSVDPQKAIDSIISVLKPERMHIKKLIRGVGEFVTID; the protein is encoded by the coding sequence ATGGAATATTCTACGTTTGGGCGTCATATAATAGTAGATTTATGGGGCGTAGATTTTTCTCTATTAAATGATATTCATTTTTTAGAACATCATTTAGTTGCCGCTGCGAATCGCTCTGGTGCCCACGTTTTAAATGTAAGTAATAAGGAATTCCACCCATATGGAGTTACGGTATTAATTTTATTATCAGAAAGCCATCTCTCTATTCACACTTATCCTGAAAAGGAATTTGCAGCAATTGATTGTTATACTTGCGGCACATCTGTTGATCCTCAAAAAGCCATTGATTCTATAATAAGCGTACTAAAACCAGAACGTATGCATATAAAAAAATTAATTCGTGGTGTAGGAGAATTTGTTACTATCGATTAA
- a CDS encoding polyamine aminopropyltransferase: MKIYRIQFQNKWYKHEEGSELDSNTYKLDKQDTEDTQDTQDEQDKQDKQDKQDKQDKQDKQDKQDKQDKQDKQDKQDKQDKQDKQDKQDKQDKQDKQDKQDKQDKPGKPDKQDKQDKQDKPGKPDKQDKQDKQDKPGKPDKQDKQDKQDKQDKQDKQDKQDKQDKQDKPGKPGKPDKQDKQDKQDKQDKQDKQDKQDKQDKQDKQDKQDKQDKQDKQDKQDKQDKQDKQDKQDKQDKQDKQDKQDKHDKQDKHDKQDKPDKQDEDDKQVQSENVIIVPTDSHSLDVWDEISLKEIQAGEHTSLFEEKSNYQNINLLQVSDIRLYLDKQLQFSSVDEQIYHEALVHPIMSKVIDPKRVLILGGGDGLALREVLKYETVIHVDLVDLDEEMIKMARNVPELVSLNQQAFFDDRANVHVCDAKEFLKSPSSLYDVIIIDFPDPATELLSTLYTSEIFARIATFLTEDGAFVCQSNSPADAPLVYWGIGNTIEHAGLIVKSYHTIVPSFGTDWGFHIAANSTYVLDQIEQLYVVPVPRTLPSLLAPLFQFKEEHLEHRNNAVLNSESDLTLHHCYQQEMMF; this comes from the coding sequence ATGAAGATTTATAGAATACAGTTTCAAAATAAATGGTATAAACATGAAGAAGGTTCTGAATTAGATTCAAACACCTATAAACTAGACAAACAGGACACTGAAGATACGCAAGACACACAAGACGAGCAAGATAAACAAGATAAACAAGACAAGCAAGATAAACAAGACAAGCAAGATAAGCAAGATAAACAAGACAAGCAAGATAAACAAGACAAGCAAGATAAACAAGATAAACAAGACAAGCAAGATAAACAAGACAAGCAAGATAAACAAGACAAGCAAGATAAACAAGACAAGCAAGATAAACAAGACAAACCAGGTAAACCAGATAAACAAGACAAGCAAGATAAACAAGACAAACCAGGTAAACCAGATAAACAAGACAAGCAAGATAAACAAGACAAACCAGGTAAACCAGATAAACAAGACAAGCAAGATAAACAAGACAAGCAAGACAAGCAAGATAAACAAGACAAGCAAGACAAGCAAGATAAACAAGACAAACCAGGTAAACCAGGTAAACCAGATAAACAAGACAAGCAAGATAAACAAGACAAGCAAGATAAACAAGATAAGCAAGATAAGCAAGATAAACAAGACAAGCAAGATAAACAAGACAAGCAAGATAAACAAGACAAGCAAGATAAACAAGACAAGCAAGATAAACAAGACAAGCAAGATAAACAAGACAAGCAAGATAAACAAGACAAGCAAGATAAACAAGACAAGCAAGATAAACACGATAAGCAAGACAAACACGATAAGCAAGACAAACCGGATAAACAGGACGAAGACGACAAGCAAGTACAATCGGAAAATGTAATAATAGTACCAACAGATTCGCACAGCTTAGATGTATGGGATGAAATTTCACTAAAAGAAATACAAGCTGGCGAACATACAAGTTTATTTGAAGAAAAAAGCAATTATCAAAATATTAACTTGCTACAAGTAAGTGATATCCGTCTATATTTGGATAAGCAGCTACAATTTAGTTCCGTCGATGAGCAAATCTATCATGAAGCACTAGTTCATCCGATTATGTCAAAGGTAATAGATCCAAAGCGTGTTCTCATATTAGGCGGTGGCGATGGTCTTGCTTTAAGAGAGGTTTTAAAATATGAAACGGTTATCCATGTAGACCTCGTGGACTTAGACGAAGAAATGATTAAGATGGCTCGCAATGTTCCAGAATTAGTTTCTTTAAACCAACAGGCATTTTTTGATGATCGTGCAAATGTACATGTATGTGACGCAAAAGAGTTTCTGAAATCTCCTTCCTCTTTATACGATGTAATTATTATTGATTTTCCGGATCCAGCGACAGAGTTATTAAGCACTTTATATACAAGTGAAATTTTTGCTCGTATAGCTACGTTCCTAACAGAGGATGGCGCATTTGTCTGCCAATCTAATTCACCTGCTGATGCACCTCTTGTATATTGGGGTATCGGTAACACAATTGAACATGCCGGATTAATTGTAAAAAGCTATCATACAATTGTTCCTTCTTTCGGAACTGACTGGGGATTTCATATTGCCGCTAACTCTACCTATGTACTTGATCAAATTGAACAATTATATGTAGTACCAGTTCCTCGAACATTACCTTCTCTTCTTGCTCCTTTATTTCAATTTAAAGAAGAACATTTAGAGCACCGCAATAATGCCGTTTTAAATTCAGAATCGGACCTTACTCTACATCATTGCTATCAACAAGAAATGATGTTCTAA
- a CDS encoding PTS sugar transporter subunit IIB, with protein sequence MNILLCCSAGMSTSLLVTKMEAAAKARGLEGKIWAVSGDAVKNNIDQADVLLLGPQVRYMLSSMKTLADERNVGIDVINPMHYGMMNGEAVLDHALTLKK encoded by the coding sequence ATGAATATTTTATTATGTTGTTCAGCAGGGATGTCTACAAGTTTACTAGTTACAAAAATGGAAGCGGCCGCAAAAGCTCGTGGTCTAGAAGGTAAGATTTGGGCTGTATCTGGGGATGCAGTAAAAAACAATATCGATCAAGCAGATGTACTATTATTAGGACCGCAAGTTCGTTACATGCTTTCTTCAATGAAAACGCTTGCTGATGAGAGAAACGTTGGAATCGATGTTATTAATCCAATGCACTACGGCATGATGAATGGAGAAGCAGTTTTAGATCACGCATTAACACTTAAAAAATAA
- the celB gene encoding PTS cellobiose transporter subunit IIC, translated as MQKFIAFMEKYIVPVAGKIGSQRHLAAIRDGFIAVMPLILVGALASLINGFPSEAFQDFMKGLFGETWKQVGGGMWTGSFAILALIIAFTTSYNLAKSYGVDGLSAGIISFGALIILTPTTPKEGGLNLAWTGAQGLFVAIIVALLVTEVFRFFVQRNITFKMPDGVPPAVLRSFAAIVPAFVILTVVAGIQLAVKLAGTSVHEFIFNTIQSPLQSLAGTLPSAIVIVLLVHLLWFFGLHGPNIVGGIIEPLYLPALEKNMKLFQGGTSAFDVPNIITKPFFDTFVYLGGSGATLAFLVVVLLVAKSAQLRGVSRLSIGPGAFNINEPVIFGTPIILNPVLFLPFIITPIVLVITSYTAISIGWVPKTVAMIPWATPPIISGYLVTGGHLSGAILQLFNFVIAMVIYYPFVVLCDRSVVRTEKEAAQGNNNSVPM; from the coding sequence ATGCAAAAGTTTATTGCATTTATGGAGAAATATATTGTTCCTGTCGCTGGTAAAATCGGATCGCAACGTCACTTAGCTGCGATCCGTGACGGATTTATTGCAGTTATGCCACTTATTTTAGTTGGTGCACTGGCATCACTAATTAATGGTTTTCCGTCTGAAGCTTTCCAAGATTTCATGAAAGGTTTGTTTGGTGAAACGTGGAAACAAGTCGGCGGTGGAATGTGGACTGGTTCTTTCGCGATTCTAGCACTAATCATAGCATTTACAACAAGTTATAACTTAGCAAAATCTTACGGCGTTGATGGTTTGTCAGCAGGTATTATTTCATTTGGTGCGTTAATTATTCTTACGCCAACAACACCGAAAGAAGGCGGATTGAACTTAGCTTGGACAGGTGCACAAGGGTTATTTGTAGCAATTATCGTGGCACTCCTTGTTACTGAAGTATTCCGTTTCTTTGTACAAAGAAACATTACTTTTAAAATGCCTGATGGAGTACCACCAGCAGTTTTAAGATCTTTCGCAGCTATAGTTCCAGCATTTGTTATCTTAACAGTAGTTGCAGGTATTCAATTAGCAGTGAAATTAGCTGGTACAAGTGTTCATGAATTTATCTTTAATACGATTCAATCACCACTACAAAGTTTAGCAGGGACATTACCAAGTGCAATTGTCATTGTACTCCTTGTTCATCTTCTTTGGTTCTTCGGCTTACATGGTCCAAATATCGTTGGTGGTATTATTGAGCCATTATATTTACCGGCATTAGAGAAAAACATGAAGTTATTCCAAGGTGGTACATCTGCATTTGATGTTCCAAACATTATTACAAAACCATTCTTTGATACTTTCGTATATCTTGGTGGTTCTGGTGCAACATTAGCATTCTTAGTAGTGGTATTACTTGTAGCAAAAAGTGCACAGTTACGCGGTGTATCTCGCTTATCAATTGGACCAGGTGCATTCAATATTAATGAACCGGTAATATTTGGTACACCAATTATTTTAAATCCAGTGTTATTCTTACCGTTTATCATAACACCAATTGTATTAGTAATTACTTCTTATACAGCTATATCTATTGGCTGGGTACCAAAAACAGTTGCGATGATCCCATGGGCAACACCACCAATTATTAGTGGTTATCTTGTAACAGGTGGACATCTTTCAGGTGCAATTCTACAGTTATTCAACTTTGTAATTGCGATGGTAATCTATTATCCATTCGTTGTATTATGTGACCGTTCAGTTGTTCGTACTGAAAAAGAAGCAGCGCAAGGAAACAACAACTCTGTACCTATGTAA
- a CDS encoding PTS lactose/cellobiose transporter subunit IIA yields MMTTAEQIPFQLILNSGNARSFAMEALQFAKQGKMAEADEAMVKAKEAINEAHHFQTELIQSEARGEKTEISVLLIHAQDHLMNAITVKELAAEFIDLYKKLEAKGE; encoded by the coding sequence ATGATGACTACAGCAGAACAAATTCCATTCCAATTGATTTTAAATAGTGGTAACGCACGAAGCTTTGCGATGGAGGCACTTCAATTTGCCAAACAGGGGAAAATGGCAGAAGCAGATGAAGCGATGGTAAAGGCGAAAGAAGCGATTAATGAAGCGCATCATTTCCAAACAGAGCTCATACAATCAGAAGCAAGAGGAGAAAAAACAGAGATTAGTGTTCTTTTAATTCACGCACAAGATCATTTAATGAATGCGATTACAGTGAAAGAATTAGCAGCAGAGTTTATTGATCTTTATAAAAAGCTTGAAGCGAAAGGGGAATAA
- the celF gene encoding 6-phospho-beta-glucosidase — MTGIKIATIGGGSSYTPELIEGFIKRYDELPVREIWLVDIEAGKEKLEIVGNLAKRMVKKSGLPIEIHLTLDRREALKDADFVTTQLRVGLLEARAKDEAIPLKYDVIGQETNGPGGLFKALRTIPVILDICKDMEELCPNAWLINFANPAGMVTEAVLRYTNIQRVVGLCNVPIGIRMGLARLLEVDASRVHVDFAGLNHMVYGLDVYLDGVSVMDRVLELVTDPEKQITMENIAALNWEPDFIRGLRAIPCPYHRYYYKTREMLEEEKEASIEKGTRAEVVKQLEDDLFELYKDPNLDIKPPQLEKRGGAYYSDAACSLITSIYNNKGDIQPVNTRNNGTIASLPHDSAVEVNCIITKEGPKPIAVGDLPVPVRGLVQQIKSFERTTIEAAITGDYHKALLAMTINPLVPSDKVAKQILDEMLEAHKEHLPQFFKKIEK; from the coding sequence ATGACTGGAATTAAAATTGCTACAATCGGCGGTGGATCGAGTTATACACCAGAGTTAATTGAAGGATTTATTAAACGTTATGATGAGCTTCCTGTTCGTGAAATTTGGTTAGTAGATATTGAGGCAGGAAAAGAAAAGTTAGAAATCGTTGGTAACTTAGCGAAACGTATGGTGAAAAAATCAGGTTTACCAATTGAGATACATTTAACACTTGATCGCCGTGAGGCATTAAAAGATGCTGACTTCGTAACAACACAACTTCGTGTTGGTTTATTAGAAGCACGTGCAAAAGATGAAGCAATCCCGTTAAAATATGATGTAATCGGTCAGGAAACAAATGGTCCTGGTGGTTTATTCAAAGCGTTGAGAACGATTCCTGTTATTCTAGATATTTGTAAAGACATGGAAGAGCTCTGTCCAAATGCATGGTTAATTAACTTTGCAAATCCAGCTGGTATGGTAACAGAGGCTGTCCTTCGTTATACAAATATTCAAAGAGTAGTTGGTCTATGTAACGTTCCAATCGGAATTCGTATGGGTCTTGCAAGATTACTTGAAGTAGATGCGAGTCGTGTTCATGTTGATTTCGCAGGTTTAAATCATATGGTATACGGACTAGATGTATATTTAGATGGCGTAAGTGTAATGGACCGTGTGTTAGAGCTTGTAACAGATCCAGAAAAGCAAATTACGATGGAAAATATCGCAGCGCTTAACTGGGAGCCAGACTTTATTCGCGGTCTTCGCGCTATTCCGTGTCCATACCATCGTTACTACTATAAAACACGTGAAATGTTAGAAGAAGAGAAAGAAGCTTCGATTGAAAAAGGTACACGTGCAGAGGTAGTAAAACAATTAGAAGATGATTTATTCGAGTTATATAAAGACCCGAATTTAGATATTAAGCCACCACAATTAGAAAAACGCGGCGGAGCTTATTATAGTGACGCAGCATGTAGCTTAATTACGTCTATTTACAATAATAAAGGTGATATCCAGCCTGTTAATACACGAAACAACGGGACAATTGCAAGCTTGCCACATGATTCGGCTGTTGAAGTGAACTGTATTATTACGAAAGAAGGTCCAAAACCAATTGCGGTTGGAGACTTACCGGTACCAGTTCGCGGTTTAGTACAGCAAATTAAATCATTTGAGCGCACAACAATTGAAGCTGCTATTACAGGGGATTATCATAAGGCGCTGCTTGCTATGACAATTAATCCACTTGTACCATCAGATAAAGTTGCAAAACAAATTTTAGATGAAATGTTGGAAGCACATAAAGAACATCTTCCACAATTCTTTAAGAAGATAGAGAAATAA
- the chbG gene encoding chitin disaccharide deacetylase, whose protein sequence is MIKLIVNADDFGLTEGTNYGIIDGHKNGLVNSTTMMMNMPGTEHAVRLAKEYKTLGIGVHLVLTAGEPLLKDVPSLVSSDGLFHKQSVVWEGNINPEEVEKEWIAQIEKFLSYGLTPTHLDSHHHVHGLPLLHDVLERLAGKYNVPIRRCEEDRAVRPFSDAFYSDFYADGVTEDYFVKLKGRVQDEQTVEIMVHPAYIDPELVKRSSYVMDRVKELRILTESTLPEGMELVKF, encoded by the coding sequence ATGATTAAGCTAATTGTAAATGCAGATGATTTCGGTCTTACGGAAGGTACGAATTACGGAATTATTGATGGACATAAAAACGGGCTTGTAAATTCAACGACGATGATGATGAATATGCCAGGGACAGAGCATGCCGTACGCTTAGCGAAAGAGTATAAAACGTTAGGGATAGGAGTTCATCTCGTATTAACGGCAGGAGAACCACTTTTAAAGGATGTACCATCACTTGTGAGTAGCGATGGATTGTTTCATAAACAAAGTGTTGTATGGGAAGGAAATATAAATCCAGAAGAGGTAGAAAAAGAATGGATTGCTCAAATTGAGAAGTTTTTGTCTTACGGTTTAACACCAACTCATTTAGATAGTCATCATCATGTACATGGGTTACCACTTTTACATGACGTTCTTGAGAGATTAGCAGGTAAATATAATGTTCCAATTCGTCGTTGTGAGGAAGATCGAGCAGTGCGCCCATTTTCTGATGCGTTTTACAGTGATTTTTACGCTGACGGTGTAACGGAAGATTACTTTGTGAAGTTAAAGGGAAGAGTGCAGGACGAGCAAACGGTAGAAATTATGGTTCATCCAGCTTATATTGACCCAGAGCTTGTGAAGCGTTCTTCTTACGTAATGGATCGCGTGAAAGAGTTGCGTATTTTAACGGAGAGCACGTTGCCAGAGGGAATGGAGCTTGTGAAGTTTTAA
- a CDS encoding chromate efflux transporter, giving the protein MKINNYSFRLLMEIFLVSFKLGLTSFGGPVAHLGYFHHEYVQKRKWMDERSYGDLVALCQFLPGPASSQVGMGIGLLRGGLLGAIISWIGFTLPSVLVLVFFASFLNQFELGSTGWIHGLKLVAVAIVAHAIWGMAQKLTPDRNRATIAIVTAAIALLWPSSWTQVILIIVSGFIGWFLYRGQPISQANKIDVPISKMVAMSCLVLFFGLLILLPMLRPYSYFISLFDSFYRSGALVFGGGHVVLPLLESEFVQNGMMTKEQFLAGYGLTQAVPGPLFTFASYIGAVLNGTAGAVVATIAIFLPAFLLVVGVLPFWDSVRRVSYIQGALLGVNAAVVGILLAAFYDPIWTSTIMNSIDFVFASLLFCLLAFWKTPPWVIVIIGAFGGYVLSIL; this is encoded by the coding sequence TTGAAGATTAACAACTACTCTTTTCGATTATTAATGGAGATTTTTCTCGTATCATTTAAATTAGGACTTACTTCGTTTGGAGGCCCTGTCGCTCATCTTGGTTATTTCCACCACGAATACGTGCAAAAAAGAAAATGGATGGATGAACGAAGTTACGGGGACTTAGTAGCCCTATGTCAATTCCTTCCTGGCCCTGCTAGCAGCCAAGTCGGGATGGGAATTGGCTTATTACGCGGCGGATTATTAGGAGCCATTATTTCATGGATTGGATTCACTCTCCCGTCTGTGCTCGTTTTAGTCTTTTTCGCTTCCTTCCTGAACCAGTTCGAACTTGGAAGTACAGGCTGGATTCATGGACTGAAACTTGTAGCGGTCGCAATTGTCGCTCATGCAATATGGGGAATGGCTCAAAAGTTAACACCGGATCGAAACCGTGCAACAATCGCGATTGTAACTGCCGCAATCGCCCTATTATGGCCAAGTAGCTGGACACAAGTCATTCTCATTATAGTATCTGGCTTTATTGGTTGGTTTTTATATCGCGGTCAGCCAATTAGCCAAGCAAATAAAATAGACGTACCTATTTCAAAAATGGTAGCTATGTCTTGTCTCGTCTTATTCTTCGGGCTATTAATACTGCTACCAATGTTACGACCGTACTCTTATTTTATATCTTTATTTGACAGCTTCTATCGCTCTGGTGCACTTGTATTCGGAGGAGGACATGTCGTACTTCCTCTTCTTGAAAGTGAGTTTGTACAAAACGGGATGATGACAAAAGAACAATTTCTTGCTGGATACGGATTAACACAAGCAGTGCCAGGGCCACTATTTACATTCGCTTCTTATATAGGAGCAGTGCTAAATGGAACCGCCGGAGCAGTTGTTGCAACGATCGCTATCTTTCTTCCTGCCTTCCTGCTCGTTGTTGGCGTTTTACCATTTTGGGACAGTGTAAGGAGAGTATCTTACATACAAGGTGCATTACTTGGAGTAAACGCAGCCGTTGTCGGCATTTTACTTGCAGCTTTTTATGATCCAATTTGGACGAGTACAATTATGAATTCTATAGATTTCGTTTTTGCTTCTCTCCTATTTTGCTTACTCGCTTTTTGGAAAACACCACCTTGGGTTATCGTTATAATCGGAGCCTTCGGCGGATATGTTCTATCCATTTTGTAA
- the exsM gene encoding exosporium regulatory protein ExsM — protein MTTHFFARLTGKREVPPVNTEAYGVTELIFSEDLKKLQYRVILKNIKKITSCQIHLGKANQIGPVVLSLFGPLEQGISVNEGVVTGVAKVEDFEGPLQGRAFDSLFQEMMQANVYVNVYTKSNKKGEIRGRIREVKK, from the coding sequence ATGACAACACATTTCTTTGCTAGGTTAACAGGGAAGAGGGAAGTACCTCCTGTAAATACAGAAGCTTACGGTGTAACAGAGCTCATTTTTAGTGAAGATTTAAAGAAGTTGCAATATCGGGTCATATTAAAAAACATAAAAAAAATTACGTCATGCCAAATTCATTTAGGAAAAGCGAATCAAATTGGTCCAGTTGTTTTAAGTTTGTTTGGTCCGTTAGAGCAAGGAATTAGTGTGAATGAAGGAGTCGTTACTGGTGTAGCTAAAGTGGAGGATTTTGAAGGGCCTTTACAGGGGAGAGCATTTGACAGCTTGTTTCAAGAGATGATGCAAGCCAATGTATATGTAAATGTTTATACGAAATCTAATAAAAAAGGAGAAATAAGGGGGAGAATAAGGGAAGTAAAGAAGTAA